One Pantoea eucalypti genomic region harbors:
- the xdhC gene encoding xanthine dehydrogenase accessory protein XdhC, which translates to MIYHDWIGVLHQLREKRQSCVLITVLSEHGSVPRDSGSKMVVTQQESFLTIGGGHLEFVCIAQARAMLQDGATAPHTDDFSLGARLGQCCGGKTKILFEPLLQAQPEIFLFGAGHVGQALVNLLATLPCHINWIDSRPAQFSSVPAGVVTWQPDDPLDCVAQAPAGSYFIIMTHHHPLDFELCEAVLKRGDFRYAGLIGSSTKNQRFRYRLAGRGVQSESLARLRCPIGLPDVKGKLPAEIAVAIAGEIICVYQQHIT; encoded by the coding sequence ATGATCTATCATGACTGGATAGGCGTGCTTCACCAGTTGCGTGAAAAACGGCAAAGCTGCGTGCTGATTACCGTGCTTAGCGAGCACGGTTCGGTGCCCCGTGACAGCGGCAGCAAAATGGTCGTCACACAGCAGGAGAGCTTTCTCACCATCGGTGGCGGTCATCTGGAATTTGTGTGTATCGCCCAGGCCAGGGCGATGCTGCAGGATGGGGCGACCGCGCCCCATACCGATGATTTCAGCCTCGGCGCGCGGCTTGGACAATGCTGTGGTGGCAAAACGAAGATTTTGTTTGAGCCGCTGCTGCAGGCGCAGCCGGAGATATTTCTGTTTGGTGCAGGTCATGTCGGACAGGCACTGGTTAACCTGCTGGCGACGTTACCCTGTCACATAAACTGGATTGACAGCCGTCCGGCGCAATTTTCCAGCGTCCCTGCGGGCGTAGTGACCTGGCAGCCCGATGATCCGCTCGATTGCGTGGCGCAGGCGCCTGCGGGCAGCTACTTTATTATCATGACCCACCATCATCCGCTGGACTTTGAACTGTGTGAAGCGGTGCTGAAACGCGGGGATTTCCGCTATGCCGGATTAATCGGTTCGTCGACGAAAAACCAGCGTTTTCGCTACCGGCTGGCAGGCAGGGGCGTTCAGAGCGAATCACTGGCGCGCCTGCGCTGCCCGATTGGTCTGCCGGATGTTAAAGGCAAGCTACCCGCCGAGATTGCGGTGGCGATTGCCGGTGAAATTATCTGCGTTTATCAGCAACATATCACCTGA
- the dcp gene encoding peptidyl-dipeptidase Dcp: protein MNARQNPFFSVSTLPYHAPPFDQIEEQDFLPALQAGIEEKRQEIEAIALSSEAPTFLNTFEALEKSGQLLNRVNLVFGAMTSAHTSPYLQQVDEEIAPQLTALNDDIMLNRPLFSRLDAVYLQRAKLDAESKRLVEVIWQRFQLAGANLPEAQKQQLKALNQEAARLGTRFTNRLLAATKAGGLVVNDLQQLAGLSPADLAVAQAEAQARGLEKSGLLVLQNTTQQPALQSLADRATREALFKAGVTRTEKGDENDTRELVLRLAQVRAEQARLLGFASYAEWKLQDQMAKTPKAALAFMHNIVPAARARAEREAAAIQQTIDQQQGGFTLQAWDWRFYAEQVRRARYDLDESQIKPYFELNSVLQNGVFWAATQLYGIRFTPRQDLPVYHPDVQVYEIFDADETPLALFYTDFFKRDSKGGGAWMSNFVNQSTLLDTKPVIYNVCNYTKPPAGEPALLSWDDVITMFHEFGHTLHGLFASQRYPSLSGTETPRDFVEFPSQINEHWASEPAVFRNYARHYQTHELMPPELHEKIVRAATFNKGYEMSELLAAALLDLHWHSLNRDAAPQSVEGFEQQALQSDNMALTAVPPRYRSSYFQHIWGGGYAAGYYAYIWTQMLADDGYQWFAEHGGLTRENGDIFRQNILSRGNSSDLKTLYESWRGAPPQLEPMLKNRGLADS, encoded by the coding sequence ATGAACGCCCGTCAGAATCCCTTCTTTAGCGTCAGCACACTGCCTTATCATGCTCCGCCTTTTGACCAGATAGAGGAGCAGGATTTCCTGCCTGCGCTGCAGGCGGGCATCGAAGAGAAGCGTCAGGAGATCGAGGCGATCGCCCTGAGTAGCGAAGCGCCCACCTTTCTTAACACCTTTGAAGCACTGGAGAAGAGCGGACAGCTGCTTAACCGGGTCAATCTGGTCTTTGGTGCCATGACCTCGGCCCATACCAGCCCGTATCTGCAGCAGGTGGATGAGGAGATAGCGCCCCAGCTTACCGCGCTCAACGATGACATCATGCTGAACCGGCCGCTGTTTTCACGGCTCGACGCGGTCTATCTGCAGCGTGCTAAACTGGATGCTGAATCAAAACGTCTGGTTGAAGTGATCTGGCAGCGCTTCCAGCTGGCGGGGGCCAATCTGCCTGAGGCGCAGAAACAGCAGCTTAAAGCGCTGAATCAGGAGGCCGCACGCCTCGGTACGCGCTTCACCAACAGACTGCTGGCAGCCACCAAAGCGGGTGGACTTGTCGTCAATGATTTGCAGCAGCTTGCGGGTCTGTCGCCGGCCGATCTGGCCGTAGCACAGGCGGAAGCGCAGGCGCGCGGGCTGGAAAAAAGCGGGTTGCTGGTGCTGCAGAACACCACGCAGCAACCGGCGCTGCAGAGTCTCGCCGATCGCGCAACCCGTGAAGCGCTGTTTAAGGCGGGCGTGACGCGCACGGAAAAAGGGGATGAAAACGACACCCGCGAGCTGGTGTTAAGGCTGGCGCAGGTCAGGGCGGAGCAGGCCCGGCTGCTGGGATTTGCCAGCTATGCGGAGTGGAAACTGCAGGATCAGATGGCCAAAACCCCCAAAGCAGCGCTGGCCTTTATGCACAACATCGTGCCCGCTGCGCGCGCCCGTGCCGAACGCGAAGCCGCGGCTATCCAGCAGACTATCGATCAGCAGCAGGGCGGCTTTACCCTGCAGGCCTGGGACTGGCGTTTTTATGCTGAACAGGTGCGGCGCGCCCGCTATGACCTCGATGAGAGCCAGATTAAGCCCTACTTTGAGCTTAACTCGGTGCTGCAGAACGGGGTGTTCTGGGCGGCGACACAGCTCTATGGCATCCGTTTTACCCCGCGACAGGATCTGCCGGTTTATCATCCTGACGTGCAGGTCTATGAAATTTTCGATGCGGACGAGACGCCGCTGGCGTTGTTCTATACCGACTTCTTTAAGCGTGACAGCAAAGGCGGCGGTGCCTGGATGAGCAACTTCGTCAACCAGTCGACGCTGCTCGACACCAAACCAGTGATCTATAACGTCTGTAACTACACCAAACCGCCCGCCGGTGAACCGGCGCTGCTGAGCTGGGACGACGTCATTACGATGTTTCATGAATTCGGCCACACGCTGCACGGCCTGTTTGCCAGCCAGCGCTATCCGAGCCTGTCGGGCACGGAGACCCCGCGCGATTTTGTCGAGTTTCCTTCGCAGATCAATGAGCACTGGGCCAGCGAGCCGGCGGTGTTCCGCAACTACGCTCGCCACTATCAGACGCATGAGCTGATGCCCCCTGAGCTGCATGAAAAGATTGTCCGGGCCGCAACGTTCAACAAAGGTTATGAGATGAGCGAGTTGCTGGCTGCCGCGCTGCTGGATCTGCACTGGCATAGCCTTAACCGTGATGCCGCGCCGCAAAGCGTGGAGGGATTCGAGCAGCAGGCGTTGCAGAGCGACAATATGGCGCTGACAGCGGTGCCGCCGCGCTATCGTTCCAGCTATTTCCAGCACATCTGGGGCGGCGGTTATGCCGCAGGGTATTACGCCTATATCTGGACACAGATGCTCGCCGACGATGGCTATCAGTGGTTTGCGGAGCATGGCGGATTGACGCGTGAGAACGGCGATATCTTCCGACAGAACATTCTGTCACGTGGGAACAGCAGCGATCTTAAAACGCTGTATGAAAGCTGGCGGGGCGCGCCTCCACAGCTTGAGCCGATGCTGAAAAATCGCGGTCTGGCGGATTCATAA
- the hpxO gene encoding FAD-dependent urate hydroxylase HpxO — MKAIVIGGGIGGMSSAIALEKAGIDVEVYEAVQEMKPVGAAISIWPNGVKCLNALGMKAALRELGGNMAFMAYHDGATGVPLTRFSMAPLVQQVGEYPYPVARAELQAMLIDTFGRERVQFGKRVIQVEQTADGVIATFSDNSQATGDFLIAADGTHSVIREYVLEEKLERRYAGYVNWNGLVTIDERIAPADQWTTFVGDGKRVSLMPVSGNRFYFFFDVPLPKGLPQDRSTVKADLTGYFQGWAEPVQQLIAAINPDTTNRVEIHDIEPFSRFVKGRVALLGDAAHSTTPDIGQGGCAAMEDAVVLASTLASHSLGIEDALLRYQARRVERVKDLVLKARKRCDVTHARDPAVTAEWYQSLKNETGERVLAGMCETIEGGPLG, encoded by the coding sequence ATGAAAGCAATCGTGATTGGTGGCGGTATTGGCGGAATGAGCAGCGCCATTGCGCTGGAGAAAGCCGGAATTGACGTGGAAGTTTACGAAGCGGTGCAGGAAATGAAGCCTGTCGGCGCGGCGATTTCCATCTGGCCCAACGGCGTTAAATGCCTGAATGCGCTGGGAATGAAAGCCGCGCTTCGTGAGCTGGGCGGTAACATGGCCTTTATGGCTTATCACGACGGCGCGACCGGCGTCCCCCTGACCCGCTTCAGCATGGCGCCGCTGGTTCAACAGGTTGGCGAATACCCTTATCCGGTGGCGCGTGCAGAGCTGCAGGCGATGCTGATTGATACCTTTGGCCGTGAACGGGTGCAGTTTGGTAAGCGGGTGATCCAGGTTGAACAGACCGCAGACGGGGTGATCGCCACCTTTTCTGATAACAGTCAGGCCACCGGCGATTTTCTGATTGCTGCCGATGGCACCCATTCGGTGATTCGTGAATATGTGCTGGAAGAGAAGCTGGAGCGCCGTTACGCCGGTTACGTTAACTGGAATGGGCTGGTCACCATTGACGAGCGGATTGCACCCGCCGATCAGTGGACTACCTTTGTCGGTGACGGCAAACGCGTTTCGCTGATGCCGGTCAGCGGTAATCGCTTCTACTTCTTCTTTGATGTGCCGCTGCCGAAAGGTCTGCCGCAGGATCGCAGCACCGTGAAAGCCGATTTAACCGGCTACTTCCAGGGCTGGGCGGAGCCGGTACAGCAGCTGATCGCGGCGATTAATCCCGACACCACCAACCGGGTTGAGATCCACGACATTGAACCTTTTAGTCGCTTTGTGAAAGGACGCGTTGCTCTGCTGGGTGATGCAGCCCACAGCACCACCCCCGATATTGGTCAGGGCGGCTGCGCGGCGATGGAAGATGCTGTGGTGCTGGCGTCGACGCTGGCCTCACATTCGCTGGGCATCGAAGATGCGCTGCTACGCTATCAGGCGCGCCGCGTTGAGCGGGTCAAAGATCTGGTGCTGAAAGCGCGCAAACGCTGTGATGTGACCCATGCTCGCGACCCGGCGGTCACGGCGGAGTGGTATCAGTCACTGAAAAACGAAACCGGTGAGCGGGTGCTGGCCGGAATGTGCGAAACCATTGAAGGTGGCCCGCTGGGCTAG
- a CDS encoding glycosyltransferase family 4 protein has translation MKVGITNNQYPEQRNILVNPENQYINLKKSNLFYFINPLRTRLLKKNKTFVFQPVPFSGAARADILHLFNEVAITRQKWVASFETELPRVLPVAGVAKQDNPELQRLIPYLLKDNCLGLIAISDATLNIQMKLFKADVARQIQRKTVVLHPPQTLFVQQKAPRQSGTLRLIFAGNEFYRKGGAEVVLAISELIEEKRLDASQLDVQLIGDLAKRRNVAHRQFQDDEAFYRDIENRIKRHRCFTHHTQMENSALMQLFRQSDAGLLPTWQETYGFSVLEMQANGCPVITSNVRALPEINPDSAGWVLASSLNADREYSITSTEQKTQLRQSLVEGLKSTLLAIIERPEMLQEKGEAAILRIKEQHDTGRYITRLNDIYRRGVVNAT, from the coding sequence ATGAAAGTTGGAATCACGAATAACCAGTATCCGGAGCAACGTAATATTTTAGTTAATCCGGAAAACCAGTACATCAATCTGAAAAAGAGCAATCTTTTCTATTTTATCAACCCGTTACGAACCCGATTGCTCAAGAAAAACAAAACCTTTGTCTTTCAGCCTGTGCCTTTTTCAGGGGCAGCGCGGGCTGACATCCTGCATCTGTTTAATGAGGTTGCGATTACCCGACAGAAGTGGGTCGCCTCATTTGAGACTGAGCTGCCGCGCGTGCTGCCGGTGGCTGGCGTAGCCAAGCAGGATAACCCTGAGCTGCAACGCCTGATCCCCTATCTGTTAAAAGACAATTGCCTGGGGCTGATTGCCATTTCCGACGCCACGCTGAACATTCAGATGAAGCTGTTCAAAGCGGATGTCGCCCGGCAGATTCAGCGTAAAACCGTGGTGCTGCATCCGCCACAGACGCTGTTTGTTCAGCAAAAAGCGCCACGCCAGTCGGGAACGCTCAGGCTGATTTTTGCCGGTAACGAGTTCTACCGCAAAGGCGGAGCCGAAGTGGTGCTGGCTATCAGTGAGCTGATTGAAGAGAAGCGGCTGGATGCGTCGCAGCTGGATGTGCAGCTGATTGGTGATCTCGCTAAGCGCCGCAACGTTGCTCACCGCCAGTTCCAGGATGACGAGGCTTTTTACCGCGACATTGAGAATCGCATCAAACGCCATCGCTGCTTTACGCATCATACCCAGATGGAAAACAGTGCGCTGATGCAGCTGTTCCGCCAGAGCGATGCCGGCCTGTTACCGACCTGGCAGGAAACCTACGGGTTTTCTGTACTGGAAATGCAGGCAAATGGCTGCCCGGTGATCACCAGCAACGTGCGTGCATTGCCAGAAATTAACCCGGATAGCGCGGGCTGGGTGCTGGCGAGTTCGCTGAACGCGGACCGTGAATACAGCATTACGTCAACAGAGCAGAAAACGCAGCTGCGACAATCCCTGGTGGAAGGGCTTAAATCCACGCTGCTCGCCATCATCGAACGGCCTGAGATGCTGCAGGAGAAAGGTGAGGCTGCGATTCTGCGCATCAAAGAGCAGCATGATACCGGGCGGTACATTACCCGGCTCAACGATATTTATCGCCGTGGCGTAGTGAATGCCACTTAA
- the ampC gene encoding class C beta-lactamase, whose protein sequence is MKKSVFYFALLSLSASCVAADLSSQQVTSLVKAAIEPLMEQQAIPGMSVAVLYKGRAQFVNLGVADLASGRQVTENTLFELGSVSKTFTGTLAGILIRNGDIRLNDPVQKYWPQLTGEQWRPVRMLHLATYTAGGLPLQLPDEVTDQASLLRFYQEWQPKASPGTLRQYSNASIGLFGSLMVKGDYEQAMTRNVFQPLRLTRTYITVPPSMMLDYAWGYKKGQPVRVSPGMLDAEAYGVKSTARDMLTFMQANVDPNRLSSGNTVLRNAIRTAQSRYFKIGSFWQGLGWEIYDLPATADTIISDSDNGVALQPRPATLLNPVGPSLNASWVHKTGATNGFGAYIAFIPEQNSGIVMLANKNYPNPLRIKAAWQILQALHQGTP, encoded by the coding sequence ATGAAAAAGTCTGTGTTTTATTTTGCTTTACTGTCTCTTTCTGCCAGCTGTGTTGCCGCCGATCTCTCTTCACAGCAGGTCACTTCTCTGGTTAAAGCCGCGATCGAACCGCTGATGGAGCAGCAGGCGATCCCGGGCATGTCGGTGGCGGTGCTTTACAAGGGCCGGGCGCAGTTTGTGAACCTCGGCGTGGCCGATCTCGCATCAGGCCGCCAGGTGACGGAAAATACGCTGTTTGAGCTGGGTTCGGTGAGCAAAACGTTTACCGGTACGCTGGCAGGTATCCTGATCCGCAACGGTGACATTCGCCTCAATGATCCCGTACAGAAATACTGGCCGCAGCTGACCGGTGAACAATGGCGTCCGGTGAGGATGCTGCACCTGGCGACCTATACCGCTGGTGGCTTACCTTTACAGCTGCCGGATGAGGTTACTGATCAGGCTTCACTGCTGCGCTTTTATCAGGAATGGCAGCCAAAAGCATCACCAGGCACGCTTCGTCAGTACTCTAACGCCAGTATCGGTCTGTTTGGCTCGCTGATGGTGAAGGGGGATTATGAGCAGGCGATGACGCGCAATGTGTTTCAGCCGCTGCGGCTGACGCGCACCTATATCACCGTGCCGCCCTCGATGATGCTGGACTACGCGTGGGGCTATAAAAAGGGTCAGCCGGTTCGGGTTTCCCCCGGCATGCTGGATGCCGAAGCGTACGGCGTTAAATCCACCGCGCGTGACATGCTGACCTTTATGCAGGCCAACGTCGATCCTAATCGCCTCTCCTCGGGCAACACTGTGTTGCGTAATGCTATCCGCACCGCACAGTCGCGCTATTTCAAAATCGGCAGTTTCTGGCAGGGACTGGGCTGGGAGATCTATGATTTGCCTGCCACTGCCGACACCATCATCAGCGACAGCGACAATGGTGTTGCGTTACAACCGCGGCCAGCGACCCTGCTAAATCCGGTCGGGCCCTCACTGAACGCCAGTTGGGTGCATAAGACCGGTGCCACCAATGGATTCGGTGCTTATATCGCGTTTATCCCTGAGCAGAACAGCGGCATCGTGATGCTCGCCAACAAGAATTACCCCAATCCGCTGCGCATAAAGGCCGCCTGGCAGATTCTGCAGGCGTTACATCAGGGCACGCCTTAA
- the parS gene encoding antitoxin Xre/MbcA/ParS toxin-binding domain-containing protein yields the protein MSIAIYTPAQHRRDTSLLHALNLPDTLPDAHQRIAVGFSSGVLKRTASLSTFDEGWLCRLAGIDRTTYNRKVKDPDQTFSPDQSGRIYMLIRVLSAASKLFRDDRQRLVQWLETPAKALGGKKPAEMTTTVAGAEAVINLIGQLEHGVIT from the coding sequence ATGTCCATCGCCATCTATACACCCGCTCAGCATCGTCGCGATACGTCGTTGCTGCACGCACTGAACCTGCCGGATACGCTGCCCGATGCGCACCAGCGTATTGCAGTGGGGTTCAGCAGCGGCGTGCTGAAACGCACGGCGTCATTGTCCACCTTTGACGAAGGCTGGCTATGCCGTCTGGCGGGCATTGACCGCACCACCTATAACCGCAAAGTGAAAGATCCCGATCAGACCTTTTCGCCCGACCAGAGCGGACGCATCTACATGCTGATTCGTGTTCTCTCTGCCGCCAGTAAACTGTTCCGCGACGACAGGCAGCGCCTGGTGCAGTGGCTGGAAACGCCGGCTAAAGCGCTGGGAGGTAAAAAACCGGCGGAAATGACCACCACGGTAGCGGGTGCAGAAGCGGTCATTAACCTGATTGGTCAGCTTGAGCATGGCGTGATTACCTGA
- a CDS encoding RES family NAD+ phosphorylase, whose product MAVPFYRLVKREYAMTAFDGFGARTYGGRWNSVGTVCVYMGSSRALCVLEALVHLTIHDLAHDYAMLAISVPEALITELSLSALPDDWQTDPAPASTRQIGDDWLASPDNGLVLKVPSTLTGEWNALFNPRHPAAAGIVSKVVVEPFFFDPRFRLQ is encoded by the coding sequence ATGGCGGTGCCTTTTTACCGTCTGGTGAAGCGTGAATATGCAATGACCGCTTTTGATGGGTTTGGTGCCCGTACTTATGGCGGGCGCTGGAACTCTGTGGGCACGGTTTGTGTTTATATGGGATCGAGCCGGGCGCTGTGTGTGCTGGAGGCCTTAGTGCATCTCACCATTCACGATCTGGCGCATGACTACGCTATGCTGGCGATTAGTGTGCCAGAGGCTCTGATCACCGAGCTCTCGCTGTCGGCATTGCCCGACGACTGGCAGACTGATCCTGCACCCGCCTCTACACGGCAGATTGGAGACGACTGGCTCGCCAGCCCGGACAACGGCCTGGTGCTCAAGGTGCCCAGCACGCTGACCGGTGAGTGGAATGCGTTATTCAATCCCCGTCATCCGGCGGCGGCCGGCATCGTCAGCAAGGTGGTGGTGGAGCCGTTTTTCTTCGATCCGCGCTTCCGGCTGCAGTAG
- a CDS encoding SDR family oxidoreductase yields MATPTNKTLDLDQFPKPPFEDQPQQAPGLASKMIPVPDHGETSYRGTGRLTGRKALITGGDSGIGRAVAIAYAREGADVVINYLPEEQPDADEVVKLIEAEGRKVFAIPGDIRSEEFCQQLVKDAADKLGGLDILVNNAGRQQFNESIRTLSTEDFDATFKTNVYAMFWITKAALEYLPRGASIINTSSVQAFKPSDILLDYAQTKACIVAFTKSLAKQLGGEGIRVNAVAPGPYWTPLQSSGGQPMEKVKQFGADSPMGRPGQPVEIAPLYVTLASTESSYSSGQVWCSDGGTGTL; encoded by the coding sequence ATGGCGACACCCACTAACAAGACGCTCGATCTGGATCAATTCCCTAAACCTCCTTTTGAGGATCAGCCACAACAGGCACCAGGCCTGGCCAGCAAAATGATCCCGGTTCCCGATCACGGTGAAACCAGCTATCGCGGCACAGGCAGACTGACTGGCCGTAAGGCGCTTATCACCGGTGGTGACTCCGGCATTGGCCGCGCGGTAGCTATCGCTTATGCCCGCGAAGGCGCAGACGTAGTGATCAATTACCTGCCTGAAGAACAGCCCGACGCTGATGAAGTGGTTAAATTAATCGAAGCGGAAGGCCGTAAAGTTTTCGCTATTCCGGGCGATATTCGTTCTGAAGAATTTTGTCAGCAATTGGTTAAAGACGCAGCCGATAAATTAGGCGGCCTGGATATTCTTGTAAATAACGCCGGTCGTCAGCAATTTAATGAGTCCATCCGTACCCTGAGTACGGAAGATTTTGATGCGACTTTTAAAACTAACGTGTACGCCATGTTCTGGATCACCAAAGCGGCGCTGGAATATCTGCCACGCGGTGCATCCATTATTAATACTTCTTCGGTTCAGGCGTTTAAACCCAGCGATATTCTGCTGGATTATGCGCAGACCAAAGCCTGCATTGTCGCCTTTACGAAATCACTGGCTAAACAGCTGGGTGGCGAGGGTATCCGGGTCAATGCTGTTGCCCCAGGTCCTTACTGGACGCCGCTGCAGTCCAGCGGTGGACAGCCAATGGAGAAAGTGAAACAGTTTGGCGCCGATTCACCGATGGGTCGCCCGGGCCAGCCGGTTGAAATCGCCCCGCTCTATGTCACGCTGGCCTCAACCGAAAGCAGCTACTCTTCCGGTCAGGTCTGGTGCTCTGATGGCGGTACCGGCACGCTGTAA
- a CDS encoding LacI family DNA-binding transcriptional regulator: protein MQQLKAVVSAQDVADRAGVSRSAVSRTFTPGASVSEATRQRVMKAAEELGYHVNHLARGLVRNRSGIVCLIASEVDTPYRASLVRWMTQYLQEAGKVAMLINTDRSDARVSAALQQAINFRADASIILSGMPDSGITRLCYKHGQHLVLINRDESLPGTLNINLDSGPAAEMAVNAFVRAGCNRIAFVNSLAGTPSLLKREADFLAAAQKAGVAVQVERFGSTSYESGQILAQRLLTRKVRPDAVYCATDLLACGFMDEARHRFALRIPEDLCIMGHDNIPQSGWSSYNLTTFAQPVEQFARDAIAWLVETEAQPETLMPKNEQQQERRIYPVDVVWRGSVRGG, encoded by the coding sequence ATGCAGCAGCTTAAAGCGGTGGTAAGCGCACAGGATGTCGCAGACCGGGCGGGCGTTTCCCGTTCAGCGGTCTCCCGCACCTTTACGCCAGGTGCCAGCGTGTCGGAGGCCACCCGTCAGCGGGTGATGAAAGCGGCAGAAGAGCTGGGCTATCACGTCAACCATCTGGCACGGGGTCTGGTTCGCAACCGCAGCGGCATTGTCTGTTTAATTGCCTCCGAAGTGGATACGCCCTACCGTGCCAGCCTGGTGCGCTGGATGACCCAGTACCTGCAGGAAGCGGGAAAAGTGGCGATGCTGATTAACACCGACCGCTCGGATGCGCGCGTTTCCGCCGCGCTGCAACAGGCGATTAATTTTCGCGCCGACGCCTCCATTATTCTTTCAGGTATGCCTGACAGCGGCATTACCCGCCTCTGCTACAAACATGGCCAGCACCTGGTGCTGATTAATCGCGATGAGTCTTTGCCCGGTACGCTCAATATTAATCTCGACTCCGGCCCGGCAGCGGAAATGGCGGTCAACGCATTTGTGCGGGCGGGCTGCAACCGCATCGCTTTCGTGAATTCGCTGGCGGGAACACCCAGCCTGCTGAAGCGCGAAGCCGATTTTCTGGCCGCAGCCCAGAAAGCGGGCGTCGCGGTTCAGGTCGAACGCTTCGGCTCCACCTCCTATGAAAGCGGACAGATTCTGGCTCAGCGTCTGCTGACCCGAAAAGTTCGCCCTGACGCGGTTTACTGCGCCACCGACCTGCTCGCCTGTGGCTTTATGGATGAAGCGCGTCACCGCTTTGCGCTGCGTATTCCGGAGGATCTCTGCATCATGGGGCACGACAATATTCCGCAGTCGGGCTGGTCCTCTTACAACCTCACCACCTTCGCGCAGCCGGTGGAGCAGTTCGCCCGCGATGCGATTGCCTGGCTGGTGGAGACGGAAGCGCAACCGGAGACACTGATGCCGAAGAATGAACAGCAGCAGGAGCGCAGAATATACCCGGTGGATGTCGTCTGGCGGGGTTCAGTACGCGGCGGATAA
- a CDS encoding ABC transporter substrate-binding protein: MRYSYLLAAVIVCPMMPFAASAAGLNMICSADVVVCEQMTTLFSQSHPDIKLSMVRLSAGEAYARIRSEARNPRTDIWWAGTGDPHMQAAEEGLTQAYKSPLLDQQQPWSQKVAEISGYRTVGVYAGALGWGYNTKLLAEKKLKVPACWADLLDPGFKGEIQIANPNSSGTAYNTLATLVQIMGEDKAFDYLKKLNANISQYTKSGSAPVKAAARGETTLGIVFMHDAVAMEVDGFPIKPVAPCEGTGYEIGSMSIIKGARNLANAKVWYDWALSAEAQSHMKEAKSFQLPSNRQAEISEYAPRFENIKLIDYDFKTYGDSAKRKALLGRWDKEIGASAQ, from the coding sequence ATGCGTTATTCCTATCTGCTCGCTGCTGTCATTGTCTGCCCTATGATGCCGTTTGCTGCCTCGGCGGCCGGCCTTAACATGATCTGCTCAGCGGATGTGGTGGTGTGTGAACAGATGACCACGCTGTTCAGCCAGAGCCATCCTGATATCAAACTCAGCATGGTGCGGCTCTCTGCCGGTGAAGCCTATGCCCGTATCCGCAGTGAAGCACGCAATCCCCGTACCGATATCTGGTGGGCCGGCACCGGGGATCCGCACATGCAGGCTGCCGAAGAGGGCTTAACCCAGGCCTATAAATCCCCTTTGCTCGATCAGCAACAACCCTGGTCACAAAAAGTGGCGGAAATCTCCGGTTATCGCACCGTGGGCGTCTACGCCGGTGCGCTGGGCTGGGGCTATAACACGAAGCTGCTGGCGGAGAAAAAGCTGAAGGTCCCGGCCTGCTGGGCTGACCTGCTCGACCCGGGTTTTAAAGGTGAGATTCAGATCGCCAATCCCAACTCCTCCGGCACGGCCTATAACACCCTGGCGACGCTGGTGCAGATTATGGGTGAAGACAAAGCCTTCGATTATCTGAAGAAGCTTAACGCCAACATCTCGCAATACACCAAGTCCGGCTCTGCGCCGGTCAAAGCCGCTGCGCGCGGTGAAACCACCCTCGGGATTGTCTTTATGCACGATGCCGTAGCGATGGAAGTGGATGGCTTCCCGATTAAGCCCGTCGCGCCCTGTGAAGGCACTGGCTATGAGATTGGTTCAATGTCGATCATCAAAGGAGCACGAAATCTGGCAAATGCCAAAGTCTGGTATGACTGGGCGCTGAGCGCTGAGGCGCAATCACACATGAAAGAGGCGAAATCGTTCCAGCTCCCTTCCAACCGTCAGGCGGAGATCTCTGAATATGCGCCGCGTTTCGAGAACATCAAACTGATCGATTATGACTTCAAAACCTATGGCGATTCGGCAAAACGTAAAGCGCTGCTGGGCCGCTGGGATAAAGAGATTGGTGCCAGCGCGCAATAA